In Quercus robur chromosome 11, dhQueRobu3.1, whole genome shotgun sequence, the following proteins share a genomic window:
- the LOC126704721 gene encoding uncharacterized protein LOC126704721: protein MVATGIGNTNTIFGQKQKLDIQWQLKRLNKPALKSIKSPDGDIIDCVHIKNQPAFDHPFFKNHTIQMRPSFHPEGLSFDDVSSKSESQITQLWHLNGRCPEETIPIRRTKEEDLLRASSVANYGRNKYPQFDTTDTNKTAFHENAIVFVKGDKYYGTKATINAWKPQIQEQDEFSSSQLWILGGNATTETNNIVAGWMVNYNLYGDYNSRLFALFNTNKHTNETRDCYNLLCSPGFVQINKEIALGGTLNPISVYAGSQYELHFLVWKDIKGGGDWWLQIGNKYLMGYWPASLFVSLSESASQILWGGLVLNQQKNGQHTSTQMGSGHFPEEGFSRASYFKNLQIIDGSNILRFPKKSYIVAEKPNCYNVTNFINNFYYGGPGRNPNCP, encoded by the exons ATGGTAGCAACTGGAATTGGAAACACTAACACCATCTTTGGTCAGAAACAAAAATTGGATATTCAATGGCAGTTGAAGCGCCTTAACAAGCCTGCTCTTAAATCCATCAAG AGCCCAGATGGAGATATAATCGACTGCGTACATATCAAAAACCAACCAGCTTTTGATCATCCTTTCTTCAAGAATCATACAATTCAG ATGAGACCAAGTTTTCACCCAGAAGGGCTTTCATTTGATGATGTCTCTTCAAAGTCCGAGTCCCAAATTACTCAGCTATGGCACTTGAATGGAAGGTGTCCTGAAGAAACTATTCCCATCAGAAGAACTAAAGAAGAAGATTTATTAAGGGCAAGCTCTGTAGCAAATTATGGAAGGAACAAATACCCTCAGTTTGATACCACGGACACCAATAAAACTGCTTTCCATGAG AATGCAATAGTTTTTGTGAAAGGAGATAAGTATTATGGAACTAAGGCAACCATAAACGCTTGGAAACCCCAAATCCAGGAACAAGATGAGTTCAGCTCGTCTCAACTCTGGATCCTAGGTGGTAATGCAACTACAGAGACGAATAACATTGTTGCTGGCTGGAtg GTCAACTATAATTTATATGGAGATTACAACTCTAGACTCTTCGCTCTTTTCAATACTAAT AAACATACAAATGAAACTAGGGACTGCTACAATCTATTGTGCTCACCTGGCTTTGTTCAAATCAACAAGGAAATTGCGCTGGGTGGAACCCTCAACCCTATTTCCGTCTATGCTGGTTCCCAATATGAACTCCACTTCCTTGTCTGGAAG GACATCAAAGGAGGGGGAGACTGGTGGTTGCAAATTGGGAATAAGTATCTAATGGGATATTGGCCTGCCTCCCTATTCGTATCTCTATCTGAAAGCGCTTCACAGATCTTATGGGGAGGATTGGTactaaaccaacaaaaaaatggGCAGCACACCTCCACACAAATGGGCAGCGGTCATTTCCCTGAAGAAGGGTTCAGCAGGGCTAGTTACTTCAAAAATCTGCAAATTATTGATGGTTCAAACATTCTCAGGTTTCCCAAAAAAAGTTACATTGTCGCTGAGAAACCAAATTGCTATAATGTcacaaattttataaacaacTTTTATTATGGTGGTCCTGGTAGAAACCCTAATTGTCCATGA
- the LOC126706062 gene encoding uncharacterized protein LOC126706062 — protein sequence MQEELRAAYDAEHARWEEGDDDDDDETQPPSADDLVQETAPSNDGRAEDSVRETPISNNINKKRGITLMQRIWALPPKKKLVCGLNGSMQPVGESGQTFKRWLGTLCICRNYCPLMPATWTHVDRKCKEDAWVEIEKKWIIDPEIIRPANQMNWAMHLLGELRRNRRSKLKKNATQKMR from the exons ATGCAGGAGGAGTTAAGGGCCGCCTATGATGCTGAGCACGCAAGATGGGAGgaaggagatgatgatgatgatgatgagacaCAGCCGCCTTCTGCAG ACGATTTGGTCCAAGAAACCGCACCATCCAATGATGGGCGTGCAGAAGATTCAGTTCGGGAAACCCCAATAtccaataatataaataaaaaacgtgGAATAACGCTAATGCAGCGAATATGGGCTCTTCCACCGAAAAAGAAACTTGTATGTGGGTTAAATGGGAGCATGCAACCGGTTGGGGAAAGCGGGCAAACATTCAAAAGGTGGTTGGGCACCTTATGCATCTGCCGCAACTATTGCCCACTTATGCCTGCTACTTGGACGCATGTCGACCGTAAATGCAAAGAAGACGCCTGGGTAGAGATAGAG AAAAAGTGGATCATTGACCCAGAAATTATCAGACCAGCTAATCAAATGAACTGGGCAATGCACTTATTAGGGGAGTTGAGAAGGAACCGAAGgagtaagttaaaaaaaaatgctacccAAAAGATGCGTTAA